The window ACCAAAGCTACATCACTAATGGTATGGTGGGGAGAGCGAAATGGCCTTTGAGCGATTAAAGAAGAACTGGCTCCCAACTTACCGGCTACCGAATGAATTTTAGTCGTTTCCAATGCTTCTTGTAAACTCATGGGTGGCAATATGGAAGGCAGCCTCTTGGCAAGCATGGTTTTTCCCGCCCCGGGAGGGCCTATCATGATCACATTGTGCCCGCCTGCAGCGGCTATTTCCATCGCACGCTTGATATTTTCCTGCCCTTGAACATCAGCAAAATCAAAATCACTTTCTTCTATAGAATCATAAAAGAGATTTCTGGTATCGGTAACCAAAGGAGGTATTGTTTCTTTCCCCTCCAAAAAATGAATCGCTTCTTGGAGTGTTTCCACAGGAATTACGTCAAGATTATTCACAATAGATGCTTCCTGTGCATTTTCTTTAGGTAGGATAAAGCCTTTGTAACCTCTTTTCCTTGCCTCTATTGCTATCGGGAGCACTCCTTTGATTCTTCTAAGCTTCCCATCAAGGGCAAGCTCTCCCATAATCACATACTGCTCTAATTCCGGAAAAAACACTTGTTCAGATGCTTGCATTATCCCAATGGCAATGGGAAGATCATAGGATGAACCTTCCTTTTTGATATCTGCAGGAGCCAAATTGATTACAACTTTTTGTCTAGGCATCCTGTAACCATAGTATTTAAGCGCTGATTCTACACGTTGTTGACTCTCTTTTACAGCACTGTCAGGGAGACCCACCATAAAAAAACTGGTCCCTTGACCTACATTTACTTCAATGGTGATCAACTTGGCATCTACCCCTGAAACTGCACTACCAAAAGTTTTTGCTACCATCCTTATTTTTTATTCTGTGTAATTATCCATACCAAGTTTTTAGACAAATTTATTTGAAATTTTCTCTTGGTTTGATAACAGATGATTCTGTATCATCCTTACTCACTTCCGTTTTCCTTTCGACCGGATTAACTTTCCCTCCCCTTTCCAGGTCAAAGACCAAAGCTTTCAGATCCTTTTTCTCTAACTCTATCTTTTTTATGCGGCTGTTTAGACTACTTACATATCCCCAACTGGTTCCCCAAGTAATCAAATAAATCACCAATCCGGCCAACAACCATGAAACAACTTCTCCTGTCAATGGCGTTCCTCCCCACATTTTCTCATAGGTGAGAAAATAAACCAATCCTATACCGAAAAACAAAGCTGTTAATAACTGAAATATACTGTTGACTTTTTTCATAATGCTTTTATATGGGTTTGTTTACACAATATACTAAACAGACTGCATTTGGGAAAGTTTATTATACAATCCTCCTTTTTGGATCAACTCATCATGAGTTCCTCTTTCCACTATACTTCCACCTTCAATAACCAAAATTTCATCAGCATGCTGAATGGTACTCAGACGATGTGCAATCACCAAAGAAGTACGGTTTTTCATTAAATTAGACAAAGCTTCCTGAACTAATTTCTCAGAGGCAGAATCAAGGGCAGATGTGGCTTCATCTAAAATTAAAATTTCAGGATTTTTTAATACAGCCCTAGCAATACTTATGCGTTGCCTTTGTCCACCTGATAATTTACCTCCTCGTTCACCTATATTGGTTTCATAACCTTGCTCAAGCTCCATTATAAATTCATGAGCATTGGCAATTTTGGCAGCTTCCTGAACTCTCTCCAAAGAAACCCCCTCCATTCCGAAGGCTATATTATTGAATACTGTATCATTGAAAAGAATAGACTCTTGTGT of the Cyclobacterium marinum DSM 745 genome contains:
- a CDS encoding YifB family Mg chelatase-like AAA ATPase, whose product is MVAKTFGSAVSGVDAKLITIEVNVGQGTSFFMVGLPDSAVKESQQRVESALKYYGYRMPRQKVVINLAPADIKKEGSSYDLPIAIGIMQASEQVFFPELEQYVIMGELALDGKLRRIKGVLPIAIEARKRGYKGFILPKENAQEASIVNNLDVIPVETLQEAIHFLEGKETIPPLVTDTRNLFYDSIEESDFDFADVQGQENIKRAMEIAAAGGHNVIMIGPPGAGKTMLAKRLPSILPPMSLQEALETTKIHSVAGKLGASSSLIAQRPFRSPHHTISDVALVGGGGNPQPGEISLSHNGVLFLDELPEFKRTVLEVMRQPLEERRVTISRARVTVDFPANFMLIASMNPCPCGFYNHPDKECVCGPGVVQKYLNRVSGPLLDRIDLHVEVTPINFEEMTSDRKSETSKSIRERVSGARAFQQARFEKNPEVHCNAMMPSHMVKEVVKINQAGKTLLKTAMDRLGLSARAYDRILKVSRTIADLSGTEDIKAEHLAEAIQYRSLDRDGWAG
- a CDS encoding DUF485 domain-containing protein, with the protein product MKKVNSIFQLLTALFFGIGLVYFLTYEKMWGGTPLTGEVVSWLLAGLVIYLITWGTSWGYVSSLNSRIKKIELEKKDLKALVFDLERGGKVNPVERKTEVSKDDTESSVIKPRENFK